In a genomic window of Flavobacterium lipolyticum:
- a CDS encoding ISAon1 family transposase N-terminal region protein, with amino-acid sequence MTPIELLKFMLPDFLIEYFEVVSTTNTEEVLHLYFEEKIKPPQEFNSFELISKGFLDEITIQDFPLRGKFVYLHIKRRRWTNKTNGEIIKRDWTLVAKGTRMTQEFATFLKEINR; translated from the coding sequence ATGACACCTATAGAGCTTTTAAAATTTATGCTTCCTGATTTTTTAATAGAATACTTTGAAGTAGTTTCTACCACTAACACAGAAGAAGTATTGCATCTGTATTTTGAAGAAAAAATAAAACCTCCACAAGAGTTTAATTCTTTTGAATTGATTTCTAAGGGGTTTCTTGATGAGATTACTATTCAGGATTTTCCATTAAGAGGTAAATTTGTGTATTTACACATCAAAAGACGCCGTTGGACTAATAAAACCAATGGAGAAATCATCAAAAGAGATTGGACTTTAGTTGCTAAAGGAACTCGCATGACTCAGGAGTTTGCGACTTTTTTAAAAGAAATTAATAGATAA
- a CDS encoding ISAon1 family transposase N-terminal region protein yields MFLIHFLIEYFEVVSTTNTEEVLHLYFEEKIKPPQEFNSFELISKGFLDEITIQDFPLRGKFVYLHIKRRRWTNKTNGEIIKRDWTLVAKGTRMTQEFATFLKEINR; encoded by the coding sequence TTGTTCTTGATCCATTTTTTAATAGAATACTTTGAAGTAGTTTCTACCACTAACACAGAAGAAGTATTGCATCTGTATTTTGAAGAAAAAATAAAACCTCCACAAGAGTTTAATTCTTTTGAATTGATTTCTAAGGGGTTTCTTGATGAGATTACTATTCAGGATTTTCCATTAAGAGGTAAATTTGTGTATTTACACATCAAAAGACGCCGTTGGACTAATAAAACCAATGGAGAAATCATCAAAAGAGATTGGACTTTAGTTGCTAAAGGAACTCGCATGACTCAGGAGTTTGCGACTTTTTTAAAAGAAATTAATAGATAA